One Xiphophorus maculatus strain JP 163 A chromosome 9, X_maculatus-5.0-male, whole genome shotgun sequence DNA segment encodes these proteins:
- the c9h1orf52 gene encoding UPF0690 protein C1orf52 homolog, with translation MTDDNKSGCLGFFSSYDDLSDSTSDSGEEGDSRKKKAGTEAEGSGTQSTAKRTDVGAALPRPDELFSSVSKPTFLYNPLNKEIDWDSLTVKPPEEPAREFKPWKTNAVPPPETYAPEPERKKGPPPGMDMAIKWSSVYEDNGDDAPKAYSGKARFLPEEEQPSDSDEESQQASMSAKKRRVETFQQKEKRKRDLGQATSDKNFVEEEKRILRQKVE, from the exons ATGACAGATGACAATAAATCGGGCTGCTTGGGGTTCTTCTCGAGTTACGACGATTTGAGCGACAGCACCAGCGACTCGGGCGAGGAGGGAGATAGTCGAAAGAAGAAAGCGGGGACAGAAGCTGAGGGGAGCGGGACGCAGTCCACCGCCAAGCGGACTGATGTTGGAGCTGCTTTACCAAGGCCCGACGAGCTGTTCAGCTCCGTGTCCAAGCCCACTTTCCTTTACAACCCACTGAACAAGGAGATAGACTGGGACAGCCTGACTGTCAAACCCCCTGAAGAG CCTGCAAGAGAATTTAAGCCATGGAAGACAAATGCAGTTCCGCCTCCAGAGACCTATGCTCCAGAGCCAGAGAGGAAGAAAGGGCCTCCACCAGGAATGGACATGGCCATAAAATGGTCCAGTGTGTATGAGGACAACGGTGACGATGCGCCCAAAGCTTATTCTGGCAAAGCCCGGTTCTTACCTGAAGAGGAACAGCCCTCTGACTCAG ACGAGGAATCTCAACAGGCCTCGATGTCTGCCAAGAAACGACGAGTGGAGACATTTCAGCagaaggagaagaggaagagggatTTGGGACAAGCCACTTCTGACAAGAACTTTGtagaagaggagaaaagaatTCTCAGGCAAAAGGTGGAGTGA